The following proteins are co-located in the Spinactinospora alkalitolerans genome:
- a CDS encoding GMC family oxidoreductase, which translates to MSASESTFDYVIVGGGTAGSVIANRLTEDPNTTVCVIEGGPSDVGLERVLRLRDWLDLLGSDLDYDYPTVEQPRGNSHIRHSRARVLGGCSSHNTLISFRPFPQDLDDWVAAGATGWDNTTMQSYGDRIKCNIIPVADKDRNDIVKDWITASSKATGVPVVEDFNAPISHGDGFRDGVGFLSIAYDPYTGYRSSASVAYLHPIMGQRTNLTLMLETWAGGLVLDGDRVTGVEVTLPSGDRQVVGAEREVILCAGAIDTPRLLLHSGIGPADDLRDVGIDVRHDLPGVGENLLDHPESIIMWETDELPQNTVMASDGGLFIRRDTGDPRPDLMFHIYQVPFADNTERLGYERPEHAICMTPNVPRSCSRGKLWLTSADPSVKPALDFRYFTDPDDHDARTIVDGLKIAREIAKTEPFKSWLKREVAPGPDVVSDEALSEYGRRAAHTVYHPAGTCRMGAADDPTAVVAPDLKVRGLSGVRIADASVFPTMPTPNPMVTVLMVGERAADLIRADR; encoded by the coding sequence GTGTCCGCAAGCGAATCAACGTTCGACTACGTCATCGTCGGCGGGGGGACGGCGGGTTCGGTGATCGCCAACCGGCTCACCGAGGACCCCAACACCACCGTGTGCGTCATCGAGGGCGGCCCCTCCGACGTGGGCCTGGAGCGGGTGCTCAGACTGAGGGACTGGCTCGACCTGCTCGGCAGCGACCTCGACTACGACTACCCGACGGTCGAGCAGCCCCGCGGAAACTCCCACATCCGGCACTCCAGGGCCCGCGTCCTCGGCGGCTGCTCCTCGCACAACACGCTGATCAGCTTCCGCCCGTTCCCGCAGGACCTCGACGACTGGGTGGCGGCCGGCGCCACCGGTTGGGACAACACCACGATGCAGTCCTACGGCGACCGCATCAAGTGCAACATCATCCCGGTGGCGGACAAGGACCGCAACGACATCGTCAAGGACTGGATCACCGCGTCGTCGAAGGCGACGGGCGTCCCGGTCGTCGAGGACTTCAACGCCCCGATCTCCCACGGCGACGGCTTCCGCGACGGCGTCGGCTTCCTGTCCATCGCCTACGACCCCTACACCGGGTACCGCTCCTCGGCGTCGGTCGCCTACCTGCACCCGATCATGGGCCAGCGCACGAACCTCACCCTGATGCTGGAGACCTGGGCCGGCGGGCTGGTCCTCGACGGCGACCGGGTCACCGGCGTCGAGGTCACGCTCCCCTCCGGGGACAGGCAGGTGGTCGGCGCCGAACGCGAGGTGATCCTGTGCGCCGGGGCCATCGACACCCCGCGGCTGCTGCTGCACTCCGGCATCGGACCGGCGGACGACCTGCGCGACGTGGGCATCGACGTCCGCCACGACCTGCCGGGCGTCGGCGAGAACCTGCTCGACCACCCGGAGTCGATCATCATGTGGGAGACCGACGAGCTGCCGCAGAACACGGTGATGGCCTCCGACGGGGGCCTGTTCATCCGGCGCGACACCGGTGATCCGCGCCCGGACCTGATGTTCCACATCTACCAGGTCCCGTTCGCCGACAACACGGAGCGGCTCGGCTACGAGCGGCCCGAGCACGCGATCTGCATGACGCCCAACGTGCCGCGGTCGTGCTCGCGCGGCAAGCTCTGGCTGACCAGCGCCGACCCGTCGGTCAAACCCGCTCTGGACTTCCGCTACTTCACCGACCCCGACGACCACGACGCGAGGACCATCGTCGACGGCCTGAAGATCGCGCGGGAGATCGCCAAGACCGAGCCGTTCAAGTCCTGGCTCAAGCGCGAGGTCGCGCCGGGCCCCGACGTCGTCTCCGACGAGGCGCTCTCGGAGTACGGCCGCCGCGCGGCGCACACCGTCTACCACCCGGCCGGCACCTGCAGGATGGGCGCCGCCGACGACCCGACGGCCGTCGTCGCCCCCGATCTGAAGGTGCGCGGCCTGTCCGGCGTGCGCATCGCCGACGCCTCGGTGTTCCCGACCATGCCGACGCCCAACCCGATGGTCACCGTCCTGATGGTCGGCGAACGCGCGGCCGACCTGATCCGCGCCGACCGATAG
- a CDS encoding GAF and ANTAR domain-containing protein, whose product MGRGGVAPPPRPTAAFAGCHILRGAGPGRTALPVVHGPHRAFKEPHVAEIEIQPVTPPSAQERYGDIVTALSELTRVLSVEESMPETLQRILELAMRLIPGCHAASVTVLDAEGRPATAASTSAENQELDQRQYALGDGPCLDAARRHGINRCRMGEAEQTWPEFTAIATSMGLRSYLSAGMVADDRPVGALNLSSRDVDGFDALDETFIAMFSVPAAAVIAGRDRYERTRGLAVQLERALDSRATIDRAVGIIMAQSNCDAEQAFERLRRSSNNQNVKLRDLAGRIVSQVSAKGRGLVT is encoded by the coding sequence GTGGGCCGTGGTGGGGTCGCACCCCCGCCGCGGCCCACCGCCGCCTTCGCGGGGTGCCATATCCTTCGAGGAGCCGGGCCGGGCCGCACCGCCCTCCCGGTGGTCCACGGCCCCCACCGGGCCTTTAAGGAGCCGCATGTGGCCGAGATCGAGATCCAGCCGGTGACCCCGCCCTCCGCGCAGGAGCGCTACGGCGACATCGTCACCGCGCTCAGCGAGCTGACCAGGGTGCTCTCCGTCGAGGAGTCGATGCCCGAGACGCTCCAGCGCATCCTGGAGTTGGCCATGCGGCTCATCCCCGGATGCCACGCCGCCAGCGTGACCGTGCTCGACGCCGAGGGCCGGCCCGCCACCGCCGCCTCGACCAGCGCCGAGAACCAGGAGCTCGACCAGAGGCAGTACGCCCTGGGCGACGGCCCCTGCCTGGACGCGGCGCGCCGGCACGGCATCAACCGCTGCCGCATGGGCGAGGCCGAGCAGACCTGGCCGGAGTTCACCGCGATCGCCACGTCGATGGGGCTGCGCAGCTACCTCTCGGCCGGGATGGTCGCCGACGACCGCCCGGTCGGCGCGCTGAACCTGTCCAGCAGGGACGTCGACGGCTTCGACGCCCTCGACGAGACGTTCATCGCGATGTTCAGCGTGCCCGCGGCGGCCGTCATCGCCGGCCGCGACCGCTATGAGCGCACGCGCGGGCTCGCCGTGCAGTTGGAGCGGGCGCTCGATTCGCGCGCCACCATCGACCGGGCCGTCGGCATCATCATGGCCCAGTCCAACTGCGACGCTGAGCAGGCGTTCGAGCGGCTGCGCCGGTCCTCCAACAACCAGAACGTCAAACTGCGCGACCTGGCCGGGCGCATCGTGTCACAGGTGAGCGCCAAGGGACGCGGTCTCGTCACCTAG
- a CDS encoding SigB/SigF/SigG family RNA polymerase sigma factor, producing MPVMHAGVSTTAPPRQDEGRGATTRRKSTAQARRDAEVAELFARLRRLSPEQPAHAELRSRIAEHYIGLARHLAGRYGNRGEPLEDLEQAALLGLVKAINGFDPDMGHDFVAYAMPMMSGEIKRHFRDKTWAVRVPRRYQERRGELNQAVRRLTQDLGRSPTMRELAEAMDMPRDDLSELLAASAAYSALSLDSPAGEDEEGGINLGDTLGAVDGTLELVVDRESLPPLLNALPERERRIVILRFFGNKTQSQIAAEIGISQMHVSRLLSGALARLREGLLVEE from the coding sequence ATGCCTGTCATGCACGCAGGTGTCAGCACGACGGCTCCGCCCCGCCAGGACGAGGGGCGCGGCGCCACAACACGACGCAAATCCACCGCGCAGGCCCGGCGCGACGCCGAGGTGGCGGAGCTGTTCGCCCGCCTCCGGAGACTCTCCCCGGAGCAGCCCGCCCATGCCGAACTGCGCTCCCGCATCGCCGAGCACTACATCGGCCTGGCCCGCCACCTGGCCGGGCGCTACGGCAACCGGGGCGAGCCGCTGGAGGACCTGGAGCAGGCCGCACTGCTCGGTCTGGTCAAGGCCATCAACGGGTTCGACCCCGACATGGGCCACGACTTCGTCGCCTACGCGATGCCGATGATGTCCGGCGAGATCAAACGGCACTTCCGGGACAAGACGTGGGCCGTCCGGGTGCCGCGCCGCTACCAGGAGCGCCGCGGTGAGCTCAACCAGGCGGTCCGCCGGCTCACCCAGGACCTCGGCCGCTCGCCCACGATGCGGGAACTGGCCGAGGCCATGGACATGCCCCGGGACGACCTGTCGGAGCTGCTGGCGGCCTCGGCGGCCTACAGCGCGCTGTCCCTGGACTCGCCAGCGGGCGAGGACGAGGAGGGCGGCATCAACCTCGGCGACACCCTCGGCGCGGTCGACGGCACGCTGGAGCTGGTCGTCGACCGCGAATCGCTGCCGCCCCTGCTGAACGCGCTGCCGGAGCGCGAGCGCAGGATCGTGATCCTGCGCTTCTTCGGCAACAAGACCCAGAGTCAGATCGCCGCCGAGATCGGGATCTCCCAGATGCACGTCTCCCGGCTGCTGTCGGGAGCCCTGGCCCGGCTGCGTGAGGGGCTCCTGGTCGAGGAATGA
- a CDS encoding baeRF2 domain-containing protein, whose translation MELGLLEPLYAVSGPIASVYLDTTWAVQGANREIDLRWRGLRDELAEAGADEATLKALDGVYGGVKGVPGPQGEALFAAEGRVLAAHTLSRPPRRDHASWMALPDPLDLVADRDNGLPYVVVATDRVGADVHAYPTYGGPVEERSFSGSTLHVQKVSAGGWSQKHYERNTEETWTKNAAQVAEDVEAAASDVSAEAVFVGGDERAIGKLKEHLSERVLGILVELPSGGRSDYTALASLRDSLEERLSETVAAVRAEKTSEFTQSLGRDLAVQGLAATAEALRSAQVDTLLLHPVRLDDQELWGSADDPMEVSAERDRLTDPGNAVRASASALLLRAAYATDASFGTLPGEGDAEDGTGALLRFATEE comes from the coding sequence ATGGAACTTGGACTTCTTGAACCGCTGTACGCCGTTTCCGGGCCGATCGCGTCGGTCTACCTCGACACCACGTGGGCCGTGCAGGGAGCCAACAGGGAGATCGATCTGCGCTGGCGGGGGTTGCGCGACGAGCTCGCCGAAGCCGGCGCGGACGAGGCCACGCTGAAGGCGCTCGACGGCGTCTACGGCGGCGTCAAGGGCGTCCCCGGCCCTCAGGGCGAGGCGCTCTTCGCCGCCGAGGGCCGGGTGCTCGCCGCCCACACGCTGTCCCGGCCGCCCCGGCGCGACCACGCCTCCTGGATGGCGCTGCCCGATCCGCTCGACCTCGTGGCCGACCGCGACAACGGGCTTCCCTACGTCGTCGTCGCCACGGACCGCGTGGGCGCCGACGTCCACGCCTACCCGACGTACGGCGGGCCGGTCGAGGAGCGCTCGTTCAGCGGGAGCACTCTGCACGTCCAGAAGGTGAGCGCGGGCGGCTGGTCCCAGAAGCACTACGAGCGCAACACGGAGGAGACCTGGACGAAGAACGCCGCCCAGGTGGCCGAGGACGTGGAGGCGGCCGCCTCCGACGTCTCGGCCGAGGCGGTCTTCGTCGGAGGCGACGAGCGCGCCATCGGCAAGCTCAAGGAGCACCTCAGCGAGCGCGTCCTCGGCATCCTGGTGGAGCTGCCCAGCGGGGGCCGCTCCGACTACACCGCCCTGGCCAGCCTGCGCGACTCGCTGGAGGAGCGCCTGTCGGAGACCGTTGCGGCCGTACGCGCGGAGAAGACCTCGGAGTTCACCCAGAGCCTCGGCCGGGACCTGGCCGTCCAGGGGCTCGCGGCCACGGCCGAGGCGCTGCGCTCGGCCCAGGTGGACACGCTGCTGCTGCACCCCGTACGGCTCGACGACCAGGAGCTGTGGGGTTCGGCGGACGATCCCATGGAGGTCTCCGCCGAACGGGACCGGCTGACCGACCCCGGCAACGCGGTCCGGGCGTCCGCGAGCGCGCTGCTGCTGCGGGCCGCCTACGCCACCGATGCGTCGTTCGGCACGCTGCCCGGCGAGGGCGACGCCGAGGACGGGACGGGGGCGCTGCTGCGCTTCGCCACCGAGGAGTAG
- the purL gene encoding phosphoribosylformylglycinamidine synthase subunit PurL has product MSEAQLDTVTKAGATPQAPQPFAEFGMKDDEYARVREILGRRPTSAELAIYSVMWSEHCSYKSSKVHLRQFGEKAPESDTLLVGMGENAGVVDVGDGRAVTFKIESHNHPSYVEPHQGAATGVGGIVRDILTMGARPVAVMDALRFGPADAPDTRRVLPGVVSGISFYGNCLGLPNIGGEIGFGAGYSGNPLVNALCVGVMKHDDIKLAQAPGPGNKVVLFGSTTGPDGIGGASVLASATFDDESQAKRPSVQVGDPFMEKLLIECSLELFEQDLVVGIQDLGAAGVSCATTELAAGGTGGMRVELDRVPLRDSRLTPEEILMSESQERMMAIVSPERLDAFMAVCAKWDILATVIGEVTDVTPEEAERGGRLVMTWHGETVVDMPPRTASDEGPVYERPYARPEEQDALQANDAARLERPATDAELREQVLRVLGSPGIADPSWVTGQYDRYVLGNTVLAAPHDGGMIRIGDGGDRGVALATDGNGRYTRLDPYVGTQLAYAEAYRNVAATGARPLAVTNCLNFGSPEDPAVMWQFAESTRGLADACQQLGTPVTGGNVSFYNQTGTTAINPTPVIGVLGVIDDVNERLTSAFGHDADGAKIFLLGETREELGGSAWADVVHGHLGGLPPRVDLAAEAALGEVLADAAGYGVLTAAHDLSDGGLVTALAESCLRGGVGCTVDLSGDPFVGLFSESAARAVVAVRPDAENAFTELCRRHGVPAAEIGTIGGTALAVRHPDGGFDIDLTALRTTYESTLPAVFDEE; this is encoded by the coding sequence ATGTCCGAAGCACAGCTCGACACCGTCACCAAGGCCGGGGCCACCCCGCAGGCCCCGCAGCCGTTCGCCGAATTCGGCATGAAGGACGACGAGTACGCGCGCGTCCGCGAGATCCTGGGGCGCCGGCCCACCTCCGCCGAGCTGGCCATCTACTCGGTGATGTGGAGCGAGCACTGCTCCTACAAGAGCTCCAAGGTGCACCTGCGCCAGTTCGGCGAGAAGGCGCCCGAGAGCGACACGCTGCTCGTCGGCATGGGCGAGAACGCCGGCGTGGTCGACGTGGGCGACGGCCGCGCGGTCACCTTCAAGATCGAGTCGCACAACCACCCGTCCTACGTCGAACCGCACCAGGGCGCGGCCACCGGCGTCGGCGGCATCGTCCGCGACATCCTCACCATGGGCGCCCGCCCCGTCGCGGTCATGGACGCCCTGCGCTTCGGCCCGGCCGACGCCCCCGACACCCGCAGGGTGCTGCCGGGCGTGGTCTCGGGCATCTCCTTCTACGGCAACTGCCTGGGGCTGCCCAACATCGGCGGCGAGATCGGCTTCGGCGCGGGCTACTCCGGCAATCCGCTGGTCAACGCCCTGTGCGTCGGCGTGATGAAGCACGACGACATCAAGCTCGCCCAGGCCCCCGGCCCGGGCAACAAGGTGGTGCTGTTCGGCTCGACCACCGGCCCCGACGGCATCGGCGGCGCGTCCGTGCTGGCCAGCGCGACGTTCGACGACGAGAGCCAGGCCAAGCGGCCCAGTGTCCAGGTGGGCGACCCGTTCATGGAGAAGCTGCTGATCGAGTGCAGCCTGGAGCTGTTCGAGCAGGACCTCGTGGTGGGCATCCAGGACCTCGGCGCGGCCGGCGTCTCCTGCGCCACGACCGAGCTCGCCGCGGGCGGCACCGGCGGCATGCGCGTCGAGCTGGACCGCGTCCCGCTGCGCGACTCGCGGCTCACTCCCGAGGAGATCCTCATGAGCGAGTCGCAGGAGCGCATGATGGCGATCGTGTCGCCGGAGCGGCTCGACGCCTTCATGGCGGTCTGCGCCAAGTGGGACATCCTCGCGACCGTGATCGGCGAGGTCACCGACGTCACCCCGGAGGAGGCCGAGCGCGGCGGCCGGCTGGTCATGACCTGGCACGGCGAGACCGTGGTGGACATGCCGCCGCGCACCGCCTCCGACGAGGGCCCGGTCTACGAGCGCCCCTACGCCCGGCCCGAGGAGCAGGACGCCCTGCAGGCCAACGACGCGGCCCGGCTGGAGCGGCCCGCGACCGATGCCGAGCTGCGCGAGCAGGTGCTGCGGGTGCTCGGCTCCCCCGGCATCGCCGACCCGAGCTGGGTGACCGGCCAGTACGACCGCTACGTGCTGGGCAACACCGTGCTGGCCGCCCCGCACGACGGCGGGATGATCCGGATCGGCGACGGCGGCGACCGCGGCGTCGCGCTGGCCACCGACGGCAACGGCCGCTACACCAGGCTCGACCCCTACGTCGGCACGCAGCTCGCCTACGCCGAGGCCTACCGCAACGTGGCCGCCACCGGCGCCCGGCCGCTCGCGGTGACCAACTGCCTGAACTTCGGCTCGCCGGAGGACCCGGCCGTGATGTGGCAGTTCGCGGAGTCCACCCGCGGGCTCGCCGACGCCTGCCAGCAGCTCGGCACCCCGGTGACCGGCGGCAACGTCAGCTTCTACAACCAGACGGGCACCACGGCGATCAACCCGACGCCGGTGATCGGCGTGCTGGGCGTGATCGACGACGTCAACGAGCGGCTCACCAGCGCCTTCGGCCACGACGCCGACGGCGCGAAGATCTTCCTGCTGGGTGAGACCCGCGAGGAGCTGGGCGGTTCGGCGTGGGCCGACGTCGTGCACGGCCACCTGGGCGGCCTGCCGCCGCGGGTGGACCTGGCGGCCGAGGCCGCGCTGGGCGAGGTGCTGGCCGACGCCGCGGGCTACGGCGTGCTGACCGCCGCCCACGACCTGTCCGACGGCGGCCTGGTGACGGCGCTGGCCGAATCCTGCCTGCGCGGCGGCGTCGGCTGCACGGTGGACCTCTCCGGCGACCCGTTCGTCGGGCTGTTCAGCGAGTCGGCCGCCCGCGCGGTCGTCGCTGTGCGCCCCGACGCCGAGAACGCGTTCACCGAGCTGTGCCGGCGGCACGGCGTTCCGGCGGCCGAGATCGGCACCATCGGCGGCACCGCCCTGGCCGTGCGCCACCCCGATGGCGGCTTCGACATCGACCTCACCGCCCTGCGCACCACCTACGAGAGCACCCTGCCCGCCGTCTTCGACGAGGAGTAG
- the purQ gene encoding phosphoribosylformylglycinamidine synthase subunit PurQ has translation MTARVGIVTFPGSLDDRDAARALRIAGAEPVSLWHGEADLRGVDAVVLPGGFSYGDYLRCGAIARFAPLMAELVPAARSGDLPVLGICNGFQILCESHLLPGALTRNSSRHFICRDQLLRVEAADTVWTGDYSPGQEILIPLKSGEGSYVAAPETLDELERSGRVVARYIDAAPNGAQREIAGVANEHGNVVGLMPHPEHAVEALTGPSVDGLGFFTSLLAHLAEGSPVGAAAAAG, from the coding sequence ATGACTGCCCGTGTGGGCATCGTCACCTTCCCCGGATCCCTTGACGACAGGGACGCCGCGCGCGCACTGCGCATCGCCGGCGCCGAACCCGTCTCCCTCTGGCACGGCGAGGCCGACCTCCGGGGCGTGGACGCGGTCGTCCTGCCGGGCGGCTTCTCCTACGGCGACTACCTGCGCTGCGGGGCCATCGCCCGGTTCGCCCCGCTCATGGCGGAGCTGGTGCCCGCCGCGCGGTCCGGGGACCTGCCGGTCCTGGGCATCTGCAACGGCTTCCAGATCCTGTGCGAGAGCCACCTGCTGCCCGGCGCGCTCACCCGCAACTCATCGCGGCACTTCATCTGCCGCGACCAACTGCTGCGCGTCGAGGCCGCCGACACCGTCTGGACCGGCGACTACAGCCCCGGCCAGGAGATCCTCATCCCGCTGAAGAGCGGGGAGGGCAGCTACGTCGCCGCCCCCGAGACCCTGGACGAGCTGGAGCGGTCCGGCCGCGTCGTGGCCCGCTACATCGACGCCGCGCCCAACGGCGCACAGCGCGAGATCGCCGGCGTCGCCAACGAGCACGGCAACGTCGTGGGCCTCATGCCGCACCCCGAGCACGCGGTGGAGGCGCTGACCGGCCCCTCCGTCGACGGGCTCGGCTTCTTCACCTCGCTCCTCGCCCACCTGGCCGAAGGCTCCCCGGTGGGGGCCGCGGCCGCGGCCGGCTGA
- a CDS encoding ATP-binding protein produces the protein MDVRFSIALPREAYTVPVVREFMGEALRANGVGGECLDDILTAASEACANVVDHGDPAPSYEVLTRIRHESCVMEIVNTGPDFDPASVPLPDLEAESGRGILLMRGLMDRVTFDRSAGGGTVVRLHKRLRDEARVPSRIGRRAAALC, from the coding sequence ATGGACGTGAGATTCTCGATCGCACTACCTCGGGAGGCGTACACCGTTCCCGTAGTGCGCGAATTCATGGGCGAGGCCCTTCGGGCGAACGGCGTCGGGGGCGAGTGCCTGGACGACATTCTGACGGCCGCGTCCGAAGCCTGCGCCAATGTCGTCGACCACGGCGATCCCGCGCCCTCCTACGAGGTGCTGACCCGAATCAGACATGAGTCCTGTGTCATGGAAATCGTGAACACGGGACCCGATTTCGATCCGGCATCGGTGCCCCTGCCAGACCTCGAAGCGGAGTCGGGCAGGGGCATTCTGCTGATGCGGGGACTCATGGACCGGGTGACGTTCGACCGCTCCGCGGGCGGCGGCACCGTGGTCCGGCTGCACAAGCGGCTGCGCGACGAGGCCCGGGTCCCCTCGCGGATCGGCCGCAGGGCGGCCGCGCTGTGCTGA
- the purS gene encoding phosphoribosylformylglycinamidine synthase subunit PurS: protein MARVVVDVMLKPEILDPQGQAIAGACGRLGFPGVTQVRQGKRFEVEIEGEADEAKLADVRRLAETLLANPVIEDFELRVE from the coding sequence GTGGCCCGCGTCGTGGTTGACGTCATGCTCAAGCCGGAGATCCTGGACCCCCAGGGGCAGGCCATCGCGGGGGCCTGCGGCCGCCTCGGGTTCCCCGGCGTGACCCAGGTCCGCCAGGGCAAGCGCTTCGAGGTGGAGATCGAGGGCGAGGCCGACGAGGCGAAGCTGGCCGACGTCCGCCGGCTCGCCGAGACCCTTCTGGCCAATCCGGTCATCGAGGACTTCGAACTACGCGTCGAATAG
- a CDS encoding sigma-70 family RNA polymerase sigma factor, which translates to MATIELERTTDAAETAGTEQTPETAEAPDFVTAVTPYADQLYPAALRMTRNSADAEDLVQETFTKAFANFHQFRAGTNLRAWLYRILTNTFINGYRKKQREPRQETTDEIKDWQLAAADAHASTGSRSAESEVLDRLPDSAIRQALAELPDDFRLVVYLIDVEGYSYKEVAARMDTPLGTVMSRLHRARRQLRTRLADHARGRGMQTAA; encoded by the coding sequence TTGGCGACCATCGAACTCGAACGAACCACCGACGCGGCTGAAACCGCCGGAACCGAGCAGACCCCGGAAACCGCCGAGGCGCCGGACTTCGTGACGGCCGTCACGCCGTACGCGGACCAGCTCTACCCGGCGGCCCTGCGGATGACCAGGAACTCGGCCGACGCCGAGGACCTGGTGCAGGAGACCTTCACCAAGGCCTTCGCCAATTTCCACCAATTCCGCGCCGGAACGAATCTCCGGGCGTGGCTCTACCGGATTCTCACCAACACCTTTATCAACGGGTACCGCAAGAAGCAGCGCGAGCCCCGCCAGGAGACCACCGACGAGATCAAGGACTGGCAGCTCGCCGCCGCCGACGCCCACGCGTCGACCGGTTCCCGCTCCGCCGAGTCGGAGGTGCTCGACCGCCTGCCCGACTCCGCCATCCGCCAGGCACTGGCCGAACTGCCGGACGACTTCCGGCTCGTCGTCTACCTGATCGACGTCGAGGGCTACTCCTACAAGGAGGTCGCCGCGCGCATGGACACGCCGCTGGGCACCGTCATGTCGCGGCTGCACCGGGCCCGCCGCCAACTGCGCACGCGGCTCGCCGACCACGCCCGCGGGCGCGGGATGCAGACGGCGGCCTAG
- the pdhA gene encoding pyruvate dehydrogenase (acetyl-transferring) E1 component subunit alpha yields the protein MSDTAHEDPELIQLLTPEGELREHPDYPLDLSHEEMRGLYRDLVLVRRIDTEAVALQRVGELGLWASLLGQEAAQVGSGRALRSNDMAFPSYRDHGVAWCRGVDHKALLALYRGVTNGGWDPAEHGFHLYTIVIGTQALHATGYAMGIQRDGAVGEDGSAVITYFGDGATSQGDTNEAFNYAAVNNAPVVFFCQNNQWAISEPLERQSRVPIYRRAAGFGFPGVRLDGNDVFASLAVTRSALQHAREGQGPTLIEAFTYRMGAHTTNDDPTRYRVSAELEEWRLKDPIARLHAFLTREGIADEAFLKGVEAEAEELGESVRRDCRELPEPDPLDIFHEVYAEPHVHIDRQRAEFADYLASFEDAGAEGGR from the coding sequence GTGTCCGACACCGCGCATGAGGACCCGGAGCTTATCCAGCTCCTGACCCCCGAAGGGGAGCTCAGAGAGCACCCCGACTACCCGCTCGACCTCAGCCACGAGGAGATGCGCGGCCTCTACCGCGATCTCGTGCTCGTCCGCCGCATCGACACCGAGGCGGTCGCGCTGCAGCGCGTGGGCGAGCTCGGCCTGTGGGCCTCGCTACTGGGCCAGGAGGCGGCGCAGGTCGGCTCCGGCCGGGCGCTGCGGTCCAACGACATGGCCTTCCCGTCCTACCGCGACCACGGCGTCGCCTGGTGCCGCGGCGTCGACCACAAGGCGCTGCTCGCGCTGTACCGCGGCGTGACCAACGGCGGCTGGGACCCCGCCGAGCACGGCTTCCACCTCTACACGATCGTCATCGGCACCCAGGCGCTGCACGCCACCGGCTACGCCATGGGCATCCAGCGCGACGGAGCGGTCGGCGAGGACGGCAGCGCCGTCATCACCTACTTCGGCGACGGCGCCACCAGCCAGGGCGACACCAACGAGGCGTTCAACTACGCCGCGGTCAACAACGCCCCGGTCGTCTTCTTCTGCCAGAACAACCAGTGGGCCATCTCCGAGCCCCTGGAACGGCAGTCGCGCGTCCCCATCTACCGCCGCGCCGCCGGATTCGGCTTCCCCGGGGTCCGGCTGGACGGCAACGACGTCTTCGCCTCCCTGGCCGTCACCCGCAGCGCGCTGCAGCACGCGCGCGAGGGGCAGGGCCCCACGCTGATCGAGGCGTTCACCTACCGCATGGGCGCCCACACCACCAACGACGACCCCACGCGCTACCGGGTCTCGGCCGAACTGGAGGAGTGGCGGCTCAAGGACCCCATCGCCCGCCTGCACGCCTTCCTCACCCGCGAGGGGATCGCCGACGAGGCCTTCCTCAAGGGCGTCGAGGCCGAGGCCGAGGAGCTCGGCGAGAGCGTCCGCCGCGACTGCCGCGAGCTCCCCGAGCCCGACCCGCTGGACATCTTCCACGAGGTGTACGCGGAGCCGCACGTCCACATCGACCGCCAGCGCGCGGAGTTCGCCGACTACCTCGCCTCCTTCGAGGACGCCGGCGCCGAAGGAGGCCGGTAG